From the genome of Azospira restricta, one region includes:
- the rplM gene encoding 50S ribosomal protein L13 — protein sequence MKTFSAKPHEVTREWFVVDATDKVLGRLATEIARRLRGKHKAIYTPHVDTGDFIVVVNVDKLKVTGNKADDKKYFRHSGYPGGIYETNFTKLQQRFPSRVLEKAVKGMLPKGPLGYAMLKKMKCYAGGAHPHSAQQPKVLEI from the coding sequence ATGAAGACATTTTCCGCCAAGCCACATGAGGTGACGCGCGAGTGGTTTGTGGTTGATGCCACAGACAAGGTGCTCGGCCGCCTCGCCACCGAAATCGCTCGCCGCCTGCGCGGCAAGCACAAGGCGATCTACACGCCGCACGTCGATACCGGCGATTTCATCGTCGTCGTCAACGTCGACAAGCTCAAGGTCACCGGCAACAAGGCTGACGACAAGAAATACTTCCGTCACTCGGGCTATCCGGGTGGTATCTACGAAACCAACTTCACCAAGCTGCAGCAGCGCTTCCCGTCGCGCGTCCTGGAGAAGGCCGTGAAGGGCATGCTGCCGAAGGGCCCGCTGGGCTACGCCATGCTCAAGAAGATGAAGTGCTACGCCGGTGGCGCTCATCCGCACAGCGCGCAGCAGCCGAAAGTTCTGGAAATCTAA
- the rpsI gene encoding 30S ribosomal protein S9, with protein sequence MAENYFYGTGRRKSAVARVFMKRGSGAIVVNGKPVDVFFSRETGRMVVRQPLELVEHLNTFDIMVNVDGGGESGQAGAVRHGITRALIEYDAALKPALSKAGFVTRDAREVERKKVGLHKARRRKQFSKR encoded by the coding sequence ATGGCTGAAAACTATTTCTACGGTACCGGTCGTCGCAAGAGCGCGGTCGCCCGTGTCTTCATGAAGCGCGGTAGCGGCGCCATCGTGGTCAACGGCAAGCCGGTCGACGTCTTCTTTTCCCGTGAAACCGGCCGCATGGTCGTGCGTCAGCCGCTCGAGCTGGTCGAGCACCTGAACACCTTTGACATCATGGTCAACGTCGACGGTGGCGGTGAGTCCGGTCAAGCCGGTGCGGTTCGCCACGGCATCACCCGTGCGCTGATCGAATACGATGCGGCGCTCAAGCCGGCGCTGTCGAAGGCCGGCTTCGTGACCCGCGACGCCCGCGAGGTTGAGCGTAAGAAGGTCGGTCTGCACAAGGCGCGTCGTCGCAAGCAGTTCTCGAAGCGCTGA
- a CDS encoding DUF6776 family protein: MAISGAALRLRRLRQRFGISAPKVAIRTHVAWYWRALAGVALLSVSLAGAAWIYDAGRRIAGFDSQSSAQALAELRAQVGQLEAELGALRGVASAADSNLKIERTAQQQLATQVRQLEAENAALKQDLAFFEGLVPDNAGAEQGLRINRFRVDPEPIAGQYRYRMLLVHNASRQQKEFRGDLQFVLQVQQGGKDAMITLPSGNDPNLQRYRIEIKHFQRAEGVFPIPPGGVLKSVEVRVLQEGVVRARQTINL; encoded by the coding sequence ATGGCTATATCCGGTGCTGCCCTGAGGTTGCGCAGGCTGCGTCAGCGTTTTGGCATCAGTGCGCCGAAGGTTGCCATCCGTACCCATGTCGCGTGGTATTGGCGGGCGCTTGCCGGCGTCGCGCTGTTATCGGTCTCGCTCGCGGGGGCGGCGTGGATTTACGACGCGGGGCGTCGGATCGCCGGATTCGATAGCCAGTCCAGTGCGCAAGCGCTGGCTGAGCTGCGCGCGCAAGTAGGGCAATTGGAGGCGGAGTTGGGCGCGCTGCGTGGCGTCGCCAGCGCCGCTGACAGCAACCTCAAGATCGAACGCACCGCGCAGCAGCAGCTGGCGACCCAGGTGCGCCAGCTCGAAGCGGAGAACGCCGCGCTGAAACAGGATCTGGCATTTTTCGAGGGCCTGGTACCGGATAATGCCGGTGCCGAGCAGGGGTTGCGGATCAACCGTTTCCGCGTCGATCCGGAGCCGATCGCCGGCCAATACCGCTACCGGATGCTCTTGGTGCATAACGCGTCCCGCCAGCAGAAGGAGTTTCGCGGCGACTTGCAGTTTGTCCTGCAAGTGCAGCAGGGGGGTAAAGATGCTATGATCACTCTCCCCTCCGGGAACGATCCGAATCTTCAGCGCTATCGCATTGAAATCAAGCACTTTCAGCGTGCTGAAGGGGTCTTTCCGATTCCCCCGGGGGGCGTCTTGAAAAGCGTCGAGGTGCGCGTGCTCCAAGAGGGGGTCGTGCGGGCCAGGCAAACCATCAACCTCTGA
- a CDS encoding bactofilin family protein — translation MFGRSQGSKPQSKIDSLIGAGTRIEGNVTFSGGLRVDGEIKGNVCADKGVPSTLVISEQARIEGQIDVAHVVINGTVVGPVSASDSLELQPSARVTGDVEYHHLEMQQGAVVQGRLVHQTSARTVELKLAASAN, via the coding sequence ATGTTTGGCAGAAGTCAGGGCAGCAAGCCGCAAAGCAAGATCGACAGCCTGATCGGCGCCGGGACGCGGATCGAAGGCAACGTCACGTTCAGTGGAGGCCTGCGGGTCGACGGGGAAATCAAGGGCAACGTCTGTGCCGACAAGGGGGTTCCCAGCACGCTGGTGATCAGCGAGCAGGCGCGGATCGAAGGTCAGATCGACGTTGCCCACGTCGTGATCAACGGGACCGTGGTCGGGCCGGTCAGTGCGAGCGACTCGCTTGAACTTCAGCCCAGCGCGCGTGTCACAGGCGATGTCGAGTACCACCACCTTGAAATGCAGCAGGGGGCGGTCGTGCAAGGGCGGCTTGTCCATCAGACCAGCGCCCGGACGGTCGAACTGAAGTTGGCAGCGAGCGCCAATTGA
- the erpA gene encoding iron-sulfur cluster insertion protein ErpA has product MNAVTEMPSPFIFTDAAANKVKELIEEEGNAELKLRVFVTGGGCSGFQYGFTFDEVANEDDTTLEKNGVTLLVDPMSYQYLVGAEIDYTEGLEGSQFVIKNPNASSTCGCGSSFSA; this is encoded by the coding sequence ATGAACGCAGTCACGGAAATGCCGTCCCCCTTCATCTTTACCGATGCGGCGGCCAATAAGGTCAAGGAGTTGATCGAGGAAGAGGGCAACGCCGAGCTCAAGCTTCGGGTATTCGTCACCGGCGGAGGCTGCTCTGGGTTCCAGTACGGCTTCACCTTTGACGAGGTGGCCAACGAAGACGACACCACGCTGGAGAAGAACGGCGTCACCCTGCTGGTCGACCCGATGAGCTATCAGTATCTCGTCGGTGCCGAGATCGACTATACGGAAGGGCTGGAAGGCTCCCAGTTCGTGATCAAGAATCCGAACGCGTCCTCAACCTGTGGCTGCGGGTCGTCGTTCTCGGCTTGA
- a CDS encoding M23 family metallopeptidase: MNSQKSRILTQSQLTIERLSRHKRAAAALALASAFGVVTAFAVAPGGDQLPASLHTVVEQLSIPSVAVLPGAEQGYLREERIQRGDTTASLLSRLGVTDKEAFEFLRTNPTAQAISRQLRPGKAVTARTTDAGELLALHFPVNGKDALIVVERTAGGLVAAEQAVALETRTALRAGEIRYSLFGATDAAGIPDSIATQLADIFGGDIDFHRDLRKGDRFSVVYEMLYQRGQPVRGGRILAAEFTNDQKTFQAYWYASDNVKTGGYYGADGKNLRKAFLRSPLEFSRVTSGFTSNRFHPVLNTWRAHKGVDYGAPIGTRVRSVADGTVEFAGRQGGYGNLLIVRHHGAYTTAYAHLNGFAPGMRKGARVAQGDTIGYVGQTGLASGPHLHYEFRVRDQQVNPLAVTLPSAPPLGPADASRFQAATEALRTQLQLARESSGAVLAME, encoded by the coding sequence GTGAATAGCCAAAAGAGCCGCATTCTAACGCAATCGCAACTCACGATCGAACGCCTGTCCCGGCACAAGCGCGCCGCTGCTGCGTTGGCGCTCGCCTCCGCATTCGGCGTGGTCACTGCTTTCGCGGTCGCCCCCGGCGGCGACCAGCTGCCGGCGTCGCTGCATACCGTCGTCGAACAGCTCAGCATCCCGTCCGTGGCCGTCCTCCCGGGCGCAGAACAGGGCTATCTCAGGGAGGAGCGCATCCAGCGCGGCGACACCACGGCCAGCCTGCTGTCGCGGCTGGGAGTCACCGACAAGGAAGCCTTCGAGTTCCTGCGCACCAACCCGACGGCCCAGGCAATCTCCCGGCAACTGCGCCCGGGCAAGGCAGTCACTGCCCGCACGACGGACGCCGGCGAGTTGCTCGCACTGCACTTTCCGGTCAACGGGAAGGACGCGCTGATCGTCGTCGAGCGCACCGCGGGCGGACTGGTCGCAGCCGAGCAGGCTGTCGCGCTGGAAACCCGAACGGCGCTACGCGCCGGCGAGATTCGCTATTCGCTGTTCGGCGCGACCGATGCAGCCGGAATCCCCGACAGCATCGCTACGCAGCTTGCCGACATCTTCGGCGGCGACATCGATTTCCACCGGGACCTACGCAAGGGCGACCGCTTCAGCGTCGTCTACGAAATGCTCTATCAGCGGGGCCAGCCCGTTCGTGGCGGACGCATCCTGGCCGCGGAATTCACCAACGACCAGAAAACCTTCCAGGCGTACTGGTACGCCAGCGACAATGTAAAGACCGGCGGCTACTACGGCGCCGACGGCAAGAACCTGCGCAAGGCATTCCTCCGCTCGCCACTTGAGTTTTCGCGGGTGACCTCGGGCTTCACCAGCAACCGGTTCCATCCGGTACTCAATACCTGGCGGGCGCACAAGGGAGTGGATTACGGCGCGCCGATCGGCACACGGGTCCGCTCGGTCGCCGACGGCACCGTAGAATTTGCCGGCCGCCAAGGCGGCTACGGCAACCTGCTGATCGTTCGCCACCACGGCGCTTATACGACGGCGTACGCCCACCTCAACGGCTTCGCCCCGGGAATGCGCAAAGGCGCCCGCGTCGCACAGGGCGATACGATCGGCTACGTCGGACAGACCGGACTGGCCTCCGGCCCCCACCTGCACTATGAGTTCCGCGTCCGCGATCAGCAGGTGAATCCGCTGGCGGTGACCCTGCCGAGCGCGCCACCGCTGGGCCCGGCCGACGCAAGCCGCTTCCAGGCGGCCACCGAGGCACTGCGGACCCAACTTCAGCTAGCGCGGGAATCCTCTGGCGCAGTCCTCGCGATGGAATGA
- the tyrS gene encoding tyrosine--tRNA ligase, which translates to MHALEDSLQLIKRGADELLIEAELVEKLKTGRPLRVKAGFDPTAPDLHLGHTVLINKLRHFQDLGHHVMFLIGDFTGMIGDPTGKNATRPPLSREQILDNARTYQEQVFKILDPERTEVCFNSTWFEPIGAAGMIKLAALHTVARMLERDDFSKRYAGGLPIAIHEFLYPLCQGYDSVAMRADVELGGTDQKFNLLVGRELQKHYGQSPQCVLMMPLLEGLDGVNKMSKSLGNYVGINEPPREIFGKLMSVSDVLMWRYYDLLSFRGTAEIGKLRAEVEAGRNPRDVKVMLAQEIVARFHGRQAAEDALLDFEARFRQGAIPDDIPQVVLSLQGAAANIVQVLKQAGLTASTSEAMRMIEQGGVKVDGVKIDDKALVLAVDKPLVVQVGKRKFARVEFR; encoded by the coding sequence ATGCATGCACTGGAAGATTCTCTGCAGTTGATCAAGCGCGGGGCGGACGAGCTGCTGATCGAGGCCGAGCTCGTCGAAAAGCTGAAGACCGGTCGTCCGCTGCGGGTCAAGGCGGGATTCGACCCGACGGCGCCGGACCTTCACCTCGGCCATACCGTACTGATCAACAAGCTGAGGCATTTTCAGGATCTCGGACATCATGTGATGTTCCTGATCGGCGACTTCACCGGCATGATCGGGGATCCCACCGGAAAGAACGCGACGCGTCCGCCGCTTTCCCGCGAGCAGATTCTGGACAACGCCCGTACCTATCAGGAGCAGGTGTTCAAGATTCTCGACCCCGAGCGGACCGAGGTCTGCTTCAACTCGACCTGGTTCGAGCCGATCGGCGCGGCGGGCATGATCAAGCTTGCCGCCCTGCATACTGTGGCGCGGATGCTCGAGCGCGACGATTTTTCGAAGCGCTACGCCGGGGGGCTGCCGATCGCGATTCACGAATTCCTGTATCCGCTGTGCCAGGGGTACGACTCGGTGGCGATGCGTGCGGACGTCGAACTCGGCGGGACCGACCAGAAGTTCAACCTGCTGGTCGGGCGCGAACTGCAGAAGCATTACGGCCAGTCGCCGCAGTGCGTTCTTATGATGCCGCTGCTCGAGGGTCTCGATGGCGTCAACAAGATGTCGAAATCCCTGGGCAACTACGTTGGGATCAACGAGCCGCCCAGGGAAATCTTCGGCAAGCTGATGTCGGTCTCGGATGTGCTCATGTGGCGTTACTACGATCTGCTGTCGTTCCGCGGCACTGCCGAAATCGGAAAATTGCGGGCGGAGGTCGAGGCAGGGCGCAACCCGCGCGACGTCAAGGTCATGCTGGCGCAGGAAATCGTCGCCCGCTTCCATGGCCGGCAGGCTGCGGAAGATGCGCTGCTCGATTTCGAAGCCCGCTTCCGCCAAGGAGCGATTCCGGATGACATTCCACAGGTTGTGCTGTCGCTGCAGGGCGCTGCGGCCAATATCGTTCAGGTGCTAAAGCAGGCTGGGCTTACTGCAAGCACCTCGGAGGCGATGCGCATGATCGAGCAAGGCGGGGTGAAGGTCGATGGTGTCAAAATTGACGACAAGGCGCTTGTTCTGGCGGTCGACAAGCCGCTGGTGGTGCAGGTGGGGAAGCGTAAGTTTGCCCGCGTCGAATTTCGCTGA
- a CDS encoding alpha/beta fold hydrolase, which produces MEHFRADDGETLHLKISGSGSPLVLLHGWTASHAEWFPYLVEFNKHHTVYRWDARGHGGHALATAAVPTVARMARDLANLLAHYDLRDVCAVGHSMGALTLWQYIRDFGCDRLGRICLIDQSPKLVTDDDWQHGIYGDFDVERARGFESQLQDDFAEAVLRLGAHGLNLRARQKYEENAKGWEKSRAWLRQLDAKPLIACWRSLTEADYRLVLNEITIPALLIYGGESNFYHASTAYYVRDNIPNALLHIYEGTDHSPHQWQRERFTRDLLAFAAAT; this is translated from the coding sequence ATGGAACATTTTCGCGCCGACGACGGCGAAACGCTGCATCTGAAGATCTCCGGCAGCGGCTCGCCACTGGTCTTGCTGCACGGCTGGACGGCCAGCCATGCCGAGTGGTTTCCCTACCTCGTGGAGTTCAACAAGCACCACACCGTCTACCGCTGGGATGCGCGCGGGCACGGCGGCCACGCACTGGCGACGGCAGCCGTGCCGACCGTCGCGCGCATGGCGCGCGACCTCGCCAACCTGCTCGCCCACTACGACTTGCGGGACGTCTGCGCGGTCGGCCACTCGATGGGCGCACTGACGCTATGGCAGTACATCCGCGATTTCGGCTGCGACCGTCTCGGGCGGATCTGCCTGATCGACCAGTCGCCCAAGCTGGTCACCGACGACGACTGGCAGCACGGCATCTACGGTGACTTCGACGTTGAACGCGCCCGCGGCTTCGAGTCGCAGTTGCAGGACGACTTCGCCGAGGCAGTGCTGCGCCTCGGCGCCCACGGGCTCAACCTGCGCGCGCGCCAGAAGTACGAGGAGAATGCCAAGGGCTGGGAAAAATCGCGCGCCTGGCTGCGCCAACTCGACGCCAAGCCGCTGATTGCGTGCTGGCGGAGCCTCACCGAAGCCGACTACCGTTTGGTGCTCAACGAGATCACGATTCCAGCGCTGCTGATCTACGGCGGCGAGAGCAATTTCTACCATGCCAGCACGGCGTACTACGTTCGCGACAATATCCCGAACGCGCTGCTGCATATCTACGAAGGCACCGACCACTCGCCGCACCAGTGGCAGCGCGAGCGCTTCACCCGCGACCTGCTCGCGTTCGCGGCCGCGACCTGA
- a CDS encoding MBL fold metallo-hydrolase, which produces MMLEIFHYEYGISAIDSGYIRPRHAAIHFVVDAGRVAIVDTGTNDSLPRVEAALEAMGLAADNVDYVILTHVHLDHAGGAGSLMRAFPGAKLVVHPRGARHMADPSKLVAGAAAVYGSSEVRRMYGEVLPIPAERIIEAPHETVIRLGNRELLCLDTPGHARHHICIVDRSANAIFSGDTFGLSYRELDTDGRQFVFPTTTPVQFDPVALHASIDLLMSFHPRVMYLTHFSELRDLELHAAELHRQIDAHVAIARREARPGSDRHARIRANLAHLLVNEVERFGCRLGPAEVLKLWESDIELNAQGLDIWLDTSAK; this is translated from the coding sequence ATGATGTTAGAGATTTTCCACTACGAGTACGGGATCAGTGCCATCGATTCCGGCTACATCCGTCCTCGGCACGCCGCCATCCATTTCGTCGTCGACGCCGGTCGCGTCGCGATCGTCGACACCGGCACCAACGACTCGCTGCCGCGCGTCGAGGCGGCGCTGGAAGCGATGGGGCTCGCCGCGGACAACGTGGACTACGTCATCCTCACCCACGTCCATCTCGACCATGCCGGCGGCGCCGGCTCGCTGATGCGCGCGTTTCCCGGCGCCAAGCTCGTCGTCCATCCGCGTGGCGCCCGCCACATGGCCGATCCGAGCAAACTCGTCGCCGGCGCCGCGGCCGTCTATGGCAGCTCCGAAGTGCGCCGGATGTACGGCGAAGTGCTGCCGATTCCCGCTGAGCGGATCATCGAGGCGCCGCACGAAACGGTGATCCGCCTCGGCAACCGCGAGCTGCTGTGCCTCGACACGCCGGGGCACGCCCGCCACCACATCTGCATTGTCGACCGCAGCGCCAACGCCATCTTCAGCGGCGACACCTTCGGCCTTTCCTACCGCGAGCTCGATACCGACGGCCGCCAGTTCGTCTTCCCGACGACGACACCGGTGCAGTTCGACCCGGTGGCGCTGCACGCGTCGATCGACCTGCTCATGTCGTTCCATCCGCGGGTCATGTATCTGACGCATTTCAGCGAGCTGCGCGATCTCGAGCTGCACGCCGCCGAGCTCCACCGCCAGATCGATGCCCACGTCGCGATCGCCCGCCGCGAGGCGCGCCCGGGGTCGGACCGTCACGCGCGCATCCGCGCCAACCTCGCGCATCTGCTGGTCAACGAGGTCGAGCGCTTCGGCTGCCGGTTGGGGCCTGCCGAGGTGCTCAAGCTGTGGGAGTCCGACATCGAGCTCAATGCCCAGGGCTTGGACATCTGGCTCGACACGTCAGCGAAATAG
- the corA gene encoding magnesium/cobalt transporter CorA — protein sequence MPRIKKRRSQKSGLPPGALVHIGEVRTESPTLVLTSFGPDGIVERELAGAAGLEGIDDSAPVRWLNVYGVHDSELMAAIGRRFALHPLVLEDILNTDQRPKLDAYDDYLFIVGRIYDVARQRDDLATDQISLVVGDGFLLTFQERRSGTFEPVRQRLRAEKSPLRRLGADYLAYALLDAMVDAYFSIIERLGDKCEALEEEILGRPKRNVLQKAHQLKRELSLLRRTIWPMREVIGSLQRSPSPLFRDETRLYLRDIYDHAVHLLEQLEDLRDLLTGLLDIYLNSVSNRVNLEVRTLTLLTTVFMPAALVAGIFGMNFRSMPWLESPDGFWSALALMGGVAVALFAVFWSRRLFR from the coding sequence ATGCCGCGCATCAAGAAGCGGCGTTCGCAGAAGAGCGGCCTGCCGCCGGGCGCGCTGGTCCATATCGGCGAGGTGAGGACGGAGTCGCCGACGCTGGTGCTGACCTCGTTCGGCCCCGACGGCATCGTCGAACGCGAGCTCGCCGGCGCCGCCGGTCTGGAAGGGATCGACGATTCGGCCCCGGTGCGCTGGCTGAATGTTTACGGCGTACACGACAGCGAACTGATGGCGGCGATCGGCCGCCGCTTCGCGCTGCATCCGCTGGTCCTCGAAGACATCCTGAACACCGACCAGCGGCCGAAGCTCGATGCCTACGACGACTACCTATTCATCGTCGGCCGCATCTACGACGTCGCCCGGCAGCGTGACGACCTCGCCACCGACCAGATCAGCCTGGTCGTCGGCGACGGCTTCCTGCTCACCTTCCAGGAGCGCCGGTCGGGCACCTTCGAGCCGGTGCGGCAGCGGCTGCGCGCCGAGAAGAGCCCGCTGCGCCGACTCGGCGCCGACTACCTCGCCTATGCGCTGCTCGACGCGATGGTCGATGCCTACTTCAGCATCATCGAACGCCTCGGCGACAAGTGCGAGGCGCTGGAGGAGGAGATTCTCGGCCGGCCGAAGCGCAACGTGCTGCAGAAGGCGCACCAGCTGAAGCGGGAACTGTCGCTGCTGCGGCGGACGATCTGGCCGATGCGCGAAGTGATCGGCTCGCTGCAGCGCAGCCCGTCGCCGCTCTTCCGCGACGAGACGCGGCTCTACCTGCGCGATATCTACGATCACGCGGTGCATCTGCTGGAGCAACTGGAGGACCTGCGCGACCTGCTGACCGGCCTGCTCGACATCTATCTGAACAGCGTCAGCAACCGGGTCAATCTGGAAGTGCGCACGCTGACGCTGCTGACCACGGTGTTCATGCCGGCAGCGCTGGTCGCCGGCATCTTCGGCATGAATTTCCGCAGCATGCCGTGGCTGGAATCGCCGGACGGCTTCTGGTCGGCACTGGCGCTGATGGGCGGCGTCGCCGTCGCGCTGTTCGCGGTGTTCTGGTCGCGACGGCTATTTCGCTGA
- a CDS encoding tRNA threonylcarbamoyladenosine dehydratase produces MDADLERRFGGIARLHGAATLARYRAAHVCVVGIGGVGSWTVEALARSGVGRLTLIDLDHVAESNMNRQAHALDENLGKAKVTAMAERIRGINPECAVTEIEEFVTPENAATLLAGEFAVVVDAIDQVRAKVAMIAHCRARRMPIVVAGGAGGKSDPCRIRIDDLARTEQDPLLAKVRAQLRKAHGFTRDAKKRFGVAAVYSSEPIQPPVAAACDLPATGAGGLNCAGFGSSISITASFGLFAASAALQHLREAR; encoded by the coding sequence ATGGACGCTGATCTGGAACGCCGCTTCGGCGGCATCGCGCGGCTGCACGGCGCCGCGACGCTGGCGCGCTACCGCGCCGCGCACGTCTGCGTCGTCGGCATCGGCGGCGTCGGCTCGTGGACGGTCGAGGCGCTGGCGCGCAGCGGCGTCGGCCGGCTGACGCTGATCGACCTCGACCACGTCGCCGAGTCGAACATGAACCGGCAGGCGCACGCGCTCGACGAGAACCTCGGCAAGGCCAAGGTGACGGCAATGGCCGAGCGCATCCGGGGGATCAATCCGGAGTGCGCGGTGACCGAAATCGAGGAGTTCGTGACACCGGAGAACGCTGCGACGCTGCTCGCCGGCGAATTCGCCGTCGTCGTCGATGCGATCGACCAGGTGCGCGCGAAGGTGGCGATGATCGCGCACTGCCGCGCCCGCCGGATGCCGATCGTCGTCGCCGGCGGTGCCGGCGGCAAGAGCGACCCGTGCCGCATCCGCATCGACGACCTGGCGCGCACCGAGCAGGACCCGCTGCTCGCCAAGGTGCGCGCGCAGCTGCGCAAGGCGCACGGCTTCACCCGCGATGCGAAGAAGCGTTTCGGCGTCGCCGCAGTCTATTCGAGCGAACCGATCCAGCCGCCGGTGGCCGCCGCCTGCGACCTGCCGGCGACGGGCGCCGGCGGCCTCAACTGCGCCGGCTTCGGCTCGTCGATCAGCATCACCGCGAGCTTCGGCCTGTTCGCCGCATCGGCGGCGCTACAGCACCTGCGCGAGGCACGCTGA
- a CDS encoding HD domain-containing phosphohydrolase, giving the protein MDMSSVVSPNVEDVEALQTFFDALVDHVLTIERDVSRLKDVPGDREAIASLFRAMHNIKGDAAMCKVDFAVAIAHPIEGLLSRLRAGEVVFTDLTAEAILLATDRLELATDSLLSHHPLDNLRLPQLVQGLEKMSRSMPEGIDTAASALIESVTGFKAAASTILPIGKSPAISRKNLQVADDLRFFRAIALQSEARSPMFKGRTNRILRLAQETNQTGGKKVDPVQLEAAVYLHDLGMMLLPEPLWLHTGRMSDEEKLVLHSHPGYAAGLVQRMDGWEEAARMIAQHHEMPDGSGYPAGLKSGEICDGAKILAIVDAFEAVILKHIHRGRNRSVLRAIAEINACDKQFAPEWIEPFNRVIRRTIES; this is encoded by the coding sequence ATGGATATGAGTTCGGTCGTCTCGCCCAACGTCGAGGACGTGGAGGCGCTGCAGACGTTTTTCGACGCGCTGGTCGATCACGTCCTGACGATCGAACGCGACGTCTCGCGGCTGAAGGACGTCCCCGGCGATCGCGAGGCGATCGCCAGCCTGTTCCGGGCGATGCACAACATCAAGGGCGATGCGGCGATGTGCAAGGTCGACTTCGCGGTCGCCATCGCCCACCCGATCGAGGGCCTGCTCTCCCGCCTGCGCGCCGGCGAGGTGGTGTTCACCGACCTCACCGCGGAAGCCATCCTGCTCGCCACCGACCGCCTCGAGCTGGCCACCGACTCGCTGCTCTCGCACCACCCGCTCGACAACCTGCGCCTGCCGCAGCTGGTGCAGGGGCTGGAGAAGATGTCACGCTCGATGCCCGAGGGCATCGACACCGCCGCCTCGGCGCTGATCGAGTCGGTCACCGGTTTCAAGGCGGCGGCGAGCACCATTCTGCCGATCGGCAAGAGCCCGGCGATCTCGCGCAAGAACCTGCAGGTCGCCGACGACCTGCGCTTCTTCCGCGCAATCGCGCTGCAGTCGGAAGCCCGCTCGCCGATGTTCAAGGGGCGCACCAACCGCATCCTGCGCCTGGCGCAGGAGACCAACCAGACCGGCGGCAAGAAGGTCGACCCGGTGCAGCTGGAGGCCGCCGTCTACCTGCACGACCTCGGCATGATGCTGCTGCCGGAACCGCTCTGGCTGCACACCGGGCGCATGAGCGACGAGGAAAAGCTGGTGCTGCACAGCCATCCCGGCTACGCCGCCGGCCTGGTGCAGCGCATGGACGGCTGGGAGGAGGCAGCGCGGATGATCGCTCAGCACCACGAGATGCCGGACGGCAGCGGCTATCCGGCCGGGCTGAAAAGCGGCGAGATCTGCGACGGCGCGAAGATCCTGGCGATCGTCGACGCCTTCGAGGCGGTGATCCTGAAGCACATCCACCGCGGCCGCAACCGCTCGGTGCTGCGCGCGATCGCTGAGATCAACGCCTGCGACAAGCAGTTCGCGCCGGAATGGATTGAGCCGTTCAACCGCGTCATCCGGCGCACCATCGAGAGCTGA